One Desulfobulbus oligotrophicus DNA segment encodes these proteins:
- a CDS encoding 3-oxoacyl-ACP synthase III, with protein MKLQYSQVCLHTFGYQLPPIELTSAAIEEQLQPLYARLKLPAGRLELMTGIRARRLWPDGTRPSEGAAAAGTVAMERAGISPEDMECLLVTSVSRDMMEPATASFVHRALGLPPSCLLFDISNACLGFLDGMVMLANMLELGQVRSGLVVASETAEELIWSTLHLLLTEKGLTRKSIKPLFASLTIGSGAVALIMTRRDYLDTGHYLCGGAWRAHTAYNDLCQGGQNAEQGTLMSTDSEQLLTKGIETAAACWQSFQTTMGWGTDTVHRFFCHQVGRAHAQLLFETLQLDPARNFETLPILGNVGSVSAPITMAMGIEQEALVPGQRAAILGIGSGINSLMLGVAW; from the coding sequence ATGAAACTGCAGTACTCCCAGGTCTGTCTCCATACGTTTGGCTATCAACTTCCTCCCATAGAGTTGACTTCTGCAGCTATTGAGGAACAGTTGCAACCACTGTACGCACGCCTGAAGCTGCCGGCGGGACGATTGGAGCTGATGACAGGCATCAGGGCCCGTCGCCTGTGGCCGGACGGAACCCGTCCCAGCGAAGGAGCGGCCGCAGCCGGCACCGTGGCCATGGAACGCGCCGGGATATCGCCTGAGGATATGGAATGCTTACTGGTCACCTCTGTCAGCCGTGACATGATGGAACCGGCAACAGCCTCTTTTGTTCACCGTGCTCTTGGTTTACCGCCCTCATGTCTGCTCTTTGATATTTCCAACGCATGTCTGGGATTCCTCGACGGAATGGTGATGCTGGCCAATATGCTGGAGCTGGGGCAGGTACGTTCGGGGCTTGTGGTGGCAAGTGAGACGGCTGAAGAGCTTATCTGGTCGACCTTGCATCTTCTCTTGACCGAAAAGGGGCTTACCCGGAAGTCCATAAAACCTCTGTTTGCATCTCTGACCATAGGGTCCGGGGCTGTGGCGCTGATCATGACCCGACGTGATTATCTGGATACCGGGCATTACCTGTGTGGCGGAGCCTGGCGGGCCCATACTGCGTACAACGATCTGTGCCAGGGCGGTCAAAATGCTGAGCAGGGGACGCTGATGTCCACTGACTCTGAACAGTTGCTGACCAAAGGCATTGAAACTGCGGCCGCCTGCTGGCAATCTTTCCAGACGACAATGGGATGGGGAACAGACACTGTGCATCGTTTTTTCTGTCATCAGGTTGGCCGGGCACATGCTCAACTGCTGTTTGAAACCTTGCAGCTTGATCCTGCCAGAAATTTTGAGACCCTGCCGATACTTGGTAATGTCGGCTCGGTTTCTGCACCCATCACCATGGCCATGGGCATAGAACAGGAGGCTCTGGTACCGGGACAACGCGCCGCAATTTTGGGTATCGGCTCAGGGATCAACTCACTCATGCTTGGTGTTGCATGGTGA
- a CDS encoding alpha/beta fold hydrolase, producing the protein MAYVDEGSGPVVVMVHGNPSWSYLYRNLINALRDRYRCIAPDHIGCGFSAKPHDYPYRLENHISNLEQLLDSLAVKRCVLVVHDWGGAIGLGWAGRHPERVAGVVVLNTAAFPSNRLPFRIALCRWPLLGPLLVRGLNGFARAATFMAVNRRMPGKVARGFLAPYDSWASRIAIQRFVQDIPMDKDHPSWPTLLAVEDSLPHLHHCPFLLCWGGQDFCFNDTFYQEWCRRIPRVEAHYFADAGHYVLEDALPAILPLLNSFLHRVTGGAPDGL; encoded by the coding sequence ATGGCCTATGTTGATGAGGGGAGCGGGCCGGTGGTGGTCATGGTGCACGGCAACCCTTCGTGGTCGTATCTGTACCGTAATCTGATCAACGCTTTAAGGGATCGGTATCGTTGTATTGCACCGGACCATATCGGCTGTGGATTTTCGGCCAAGCCCCATGACTATCCTTATCGACTGGAAAATCATATCAGTAACCTTGAACAGCTGCTCGACAGTCTGGCGGTTAAGCGGTGTGTTCTGGTTGTCCATGACTGGGGTGGTGCTATCGGGCTGGGGTGGGCAGGCCGACATCCGGAACGGGTGGCCGGTGTTGTTGTTCTGAATACAGCTGCTTTTCCTTCCAACCGATTACCTTTTCGTATTGCACTGTGCAGATGGCCTCTGCTGGGACCGTTGTTGGTCCGCGGACTTAACGGATTTGCCCGTGCCGCTACATTTATGGCGGTCAATCGACGGATGCCCGGCAAAGTGGCCCGGGGGTTTCTTGCCCCCTATGACAGTTGGGCAAGTCGGATAGCTATTCAACGATTTGTGCAGGACATCCCCATGGACAAAGACCACCCCTCCTGGCCAACGCTGCTGGCTGTGGAGGATTCGCTGCCACACCTGCACCACTGTCCTTTTTTGCTCTGCTGGGGTGGACAGGATTTTTGTTTTAACGACACCTTTTACCAGGAATGGTGTCGACGAATACCCCGGGTTGAGGCGCATTATTTTGCAGATGCCGGCCACTATGTGCTGGAAGATGCCCTGCCGGCGATCCTGCCCCTGCTGAACTCCTTTTTGCATCGTGTGACCGGTGGAGCACCTGATGGACTTTAA
- a CDS encoding fatty acid CoA ligase family protein — protein MDFNIAGAFKNTAARLGDRTALVALEKKRWQQWSFTELSRNCDGFAAALAGQGVRQGDRVILMVRPSMAFFCLTFALFQLGAVVILIDPGMGYRNLLRCIGSVQPDILIGIPRAILFSRLFPRPFAGVRKRLSVGRSLFTAGITALQLTPQNRAVIAYQAEKDHLAAIIFTTGSTGPPKGVEYTHGIFHAQLRLIRDFYGIGTGDIDQPGFPLFGLFSTALGAQAVIPDMDPSRPAHVDPAKFVQTLMAHQVTYSFGSPAIWNVVSQYCSDRSIVLPVKKILMAGAPVSGELVARVQKIMPADGQIFTPYGATESLPVASIEGREIVSHTWPRTRAGKGVCVGRALPEVDLRIIKVMTGQIASWHEVQEVPINTVGEIVVRGPIVTRAYAFQEAATRLAKIADGTRFWHRMGDVGYLDEQQRLWFCGRLAHRVTTVHGVLDTIPCEAVFNRHPQVRRSALVGIGKPDQQVPVIVVEVTGKATGREQLFAELRELALGYPQTKYIEHFLIHRCFPVDIRHNAKIFREQLASWAAKRVEHE, from the coding sequence ATGGACTTTAACATCGCCGGCGCCTTTAAAAACACGGCAGCCAGACTTGGTGACAGAACAGCCCTGGTGGCGCTGGAGAAGAAGCGGTGGCAACAGTGGTCTTTCACCGAGCTCAGCAGAAACTGTGACGGATTTGCTGCAGCCCTTGCCGGGCAGGGAGTACGTCAGGGTGATCGGGTCATATTGATGGTGCGGCCGTCCATGGCTTTTTTCTGCCTCACCTTTGCCCTCTTTCAGCTGGGAGCTGTGGTCATCCTGATTGATCCGGGTATGGGCTATCGGAATCTTTTGCGTTGTATCGGTTCTGTGCAGCCGGATATCCTGATCGGTATTCCTCGGGCCATCCTCTTCAGTCGTCTTTTCCCCCGTCCTTTTGCCGGTGTCCGTAAGCGGTTGAGTGTGGGGCGTTCACTTTTTACAGCCGGCATCACCGCTTTGCAGCTGACCCCTCAAAACAGGGCTGTCATTGCCTATCAGGCTGAGAAGGATCACCTGGCAGCCATTATCTTTACCACCGGATCGACCGGTCCGCCAAAGGGGGTTGAGTACACCCACGGTATTTTTCATGCCCAGTTGCGATTGATCCGTGATTTTTACGGTATTGGCACGGGAGATATCGATCAACCGGGGTTTCCACTTTTTGGTTTATTTTCCACTGCTCTCGGGGCACAGGCCGTGATTCCTGATATGGATCCAAGCAGACCGGCGCATGTTGATCCGGCGAAGTTCGTGCAGACCCTGATGGCCCATCAGGTGACGTACTCCTTCGGCTCGCCCGCAATTTGGAATGTGGTCAGCCAATACTGTTCAGACCGGAGTATCGTGTTACCGGTCAAAAAGATTCTCATGGCCGGTGCACCGGTTTCCGGCGAACTGGTGGCACGGGTGCAGAAGATCATGCCTGCAGATGGGCAGATCTTTACCCCGTACGGCGCCACCGAGAGCCTGCCTGTGGCCTCCATCGAGGGACGTGAGATTGTCAGCCACACCTGGCCGCGCACTCGGGCCGGCAAAGGTGTCTGTGTCGGCCGGGCCTTGCCGGAGGTCGACCTTCGTATCATAAAAGTCATGACCGGCCAGATAGCGTCATGGCACGAGGTACAGGAGGTCCCCATCAATACGGTCGGCGAAATTGTAGTGCGTGGTCCGATTGTCACCAGGGCCTACGCTTTCCAGGAAGCAGCCACCAGGCTGGCCAAAATTGCGGATGGCACACGGTTCTGGCATCGAATGGGTGATGTCGGATACCTGGATGAGCAACAGCGGCTGTGGTTTTGTGGTCGCCTGGCCCACCGGGTGACGACGGTGCACGGTGTCCTGGACACTATTCCTTGTGAAGCTGTTTTCAACCGGCACCCTCAGGTGCGTCGATCAGCACTTGTCGGCATAGGGAAGCCGGATCAACAGGTTCCTGTTATAGTTGTTGAGGTTACCGGGAAGGCAACAGGGCGGGAACAGTTATTTGCAGAGTTGCGGGAGTTGGCGTTGGGTTATCCTCAAACAAAGTATATTGAGCACTTTTTGATCCATCGGTGTTTTCCTGTTGATATTCGTCACAATGCCAAAATATTTCGTGAACAGTTGGCGAGCTGGGCGGCAAAGCGGGTGGAACATGAGTAA
- a CDS encoding NAD-dependent epimerase/dehydratase family protein: protein MSKGELRRAVVTGGGGFIGKALVHALTMRGVEVRVVGRSRYPDLDKKDIVCLQGDIRDQDFLEQAFAGADTVFHVAAKAGIWGERREYFSINLEGTANVLEACRQNQVSRLVYTSTPSVVFAQNDLQGVDESAPYATRPLCHYAASKILAEQAVLRANGPEMQTIALRPHLVWGPGDHHLIPRLLARGREQALKIIGTGENRVDITYIDNAVHAHLLAADNLCTSKTGAGQAFFIGQESPVHLWAWINELFSRLDVPVVRKRVPLAVAVAAGAVLEGIFSALGKSDEPRMTRFLAYQLAQSHWFSHQRAEKILGYQPLVSTQTGMHNLVEWLRAR from the coding sequence ATGAGTAAAGGTGAATTGCGCAGGGCGGTTGTCACCGGTGGCGGCGGCTTTATCGGCAAGGCTCTGGTCCATGCCTTGACCATGCGTGGTGTGGAGGTGAGGGTGGTTGGACGGAGTCGCTACCCTGATCTTGACAAAAAGGACATAGTCTGTCTTCAGGGCGATATTCGTGATCAGGATTTTCTTGAACAGGCCTTTGCAGGAGCCGACACGGTGTTCCATGTGGCCGCGAAGGCAGGTATCTGGGGCGAACGACGTGAGTACTTTTCGATCAACCTGGAAGGCACTGCTAATGTTCTTGAGGCCTGCCGCCAAAATCAGGTTTCCCGGTTGGTCTACACTTCAACACCATCTGTTGTCTTTGCTCAAAATGATCTGCAGGGTGTTGACGAATCTGCCCCTTATGCCACCAGACCCCTCTGCCATTATGCCGCTTCCAAAATCCTTGCGGAACAGGCAGTGTTACGTGCCAATGGGCCGGAGATGCAGACCATCGCTCTGAGGCCTCATCTCGTATGGGGGCCTGGAGACCATCATCTGATACCCCGTCTGCTTGCCCGTGGACGGGAACAGGCATTAAAAATTATCGGCACCGGTGAGAACCGTGTTGATATTACCTATATTGATAACGCGGTTCATGCCCACCTGCTGGCCGCGGATAACCTCTGCACCTCAAAAACCGGAGCCGGGCAGGCCTTTTTTATCGGTCAGGAGAGTCCGGTACACCTCTGGGCATGGATTAACGAACTGTTTTCCCGTCTGGATGTGCCGGTGGTTCGTAAGCGGGTACCCTTGGCAGTGGCTGTAGCAGCGGGTGCGGTTCTGGAGGGTATTTTTTCTGCACTTGGGAAAAGTGATGAACCACGTATGACCCGTTTTCTTGCCTATCAACTTGCTCAATCACATTGGTTCAGTCATCAAAGGGCGGAAAAAATTTTAGGATATCAGCCTCTGGTGTCAACACAGACCGGCATGCACAACCTCGTGGAATGGCTCAGGGCACGCTGA
- a CDS encoding ATP synthase F0 subunit B, with protein sequence MISVDVTLLMHIINMIVLMFVLNAILYKPVLGILEKRARKISSLNDEVVKFEQDARQRQLELDNKMREASGKAKKALDGARAQAQAIGAEKLAAIRSESDSLKAQELAAMRTQVEAARKELREDTAAFAQAMAGKILGRSVDA encoded by the coding sequence ATGATTTCGGTCGATGTAACCTTATTGATGCACATAATCAACATGATAGTTTTGATGTTCGTGCTCAATGCTATTCTCTACAAACCAGTGTTGGGAATCCTTGAAAAGCGAGCTCGTAAAATCAGTTCCTTGAATGATGAGGTCGTGAAGTTTGAGCAGGATGCCCGACAGCGTCAACTGGAACTTGATAACAAGATGCGGGAGGCCAGTGGTAAGGCCAAGAAAGCTCTTGATGGCGCACGGGCACAGGCACAGGCGATCGGTGCTGAAAAGTTGGCGGCTATTCGGAGTGAGTCCGACAGCTTAAAGGCACAGGAACTTGCAGCTATGAGGACGCAGGTCGAAGCAGCAAGAAAAGAGCTCCGGGAAGATACCGCGGCATTTGCCCAGGCAATGGCAGGAAAGATATTGGGAAGGAGCGTAGACGCATGA
- a CDS encoding F0F1 ATP synthase subunit B family protein, which produces MKSLISLLQSILLSIFIGVMPAVSVMAADAPEPAVQQEVVADGQEVSPVTVTPPVVEDTLSAEGTGHGDGHDSMLSAEKLKDLFWRTVNFLALVVILVKFGAKPIVNGLRGRQDRIREELDDLTVRRDEAERSFVEFEAKLAGMEKEMERIVERAIAQAEVEKERILADAEKAAEDIKRQAEAAVQAELEDAKRLLREEIAEQAAAMAEELIVKNLTAEDQATITEQYLERVGAVQ; this is translated from the coding sequence ATGAAATCTCTTATCAGTTTGCTGCAGTCGATTCTGCTGTCGATTTTCATAGGGGTGATGCCTGCGGTGTCTGTGATGGCCGCTGATGCTCCTGAGCCGGCTGTGCAGCAGGAAGTCGTGGCTGATGGACAGGAAGTGTCACCGGTTACGGTGACTCCCCCGGTTGTTGAAGATACATTGTCTGCAGAGGGTACAGGTCATGGGGATGGCCATGACAGTATGCTGTCTGCTGAAAAATTAAAAGATCTGTTCTGGCGAACTGTCAACTTTTTAGCGCTGGTTGTGATTCTGGTGAAGTTTGGTGCCAAGCCCATAGTTAACGGGCTGAGGGGACGGCAGGACCGTATTCGCGAAGAGCTGGATGACTTGACCGTGCGGCGGGACGAGGCAGAACGTTCCTTTGTCGAATTTGAAGCAAAGCTGGCCGGCATGGAAAAGGAAATGGAGCGCATTGTTGAGCGTGCCATTGCCCAGGCTGAGGTGGAGAAGGAGCGAATTCTGGCTGATGCTGAAAAGGCGGCGGAAGATATCAAGCGCCAGGCAGAGGCGGCGGTACAGGCAGAGCTTGAGGACGCCAAGCGACTTCTGCGAGAAGAAATTGCCGAACAGGCTGCTGCTATGGCTGAAGAGTTGATCGTTAAAAATCTGACCGCAGAGGATCAGGCGACGATAACTGAACAGTATCTTGAAAGAGTGGGTGCGGTACAGTGA
- a CDS encoding F0F1 ATP synthase subunit delta, whose amino-acid sequence MRNTILARRYAKALFLLGKETGTTEHYAETLHAIAALYADDSIAVADAVANPLYPLDVRQKVMAKIAESVQADAIMTRFLDLLVEKKRSVILPDIALAMQNMVDKDQNISHGTVVSAVELDTAVLAKIQATLEKITGTTVTLETKIDSSIIGGIVAKVGDLVLDGSIKTQLHGLKESIKGRE is encoded by the coding sequence GTGAGAAATACAATTTTAGCTCGACGATATGCCAAGGCGCTCTTTTTGTTGGGGAAAGAGACGGGAACAACTGAGCATTATGCCGAAACTCTCCATGCTATCGCTGCCCTCTATGCAGATGATTCCATTGCAGTGGCTGATGCTGTGGCAAATCCACTGTACCCGTTGGATGTCCGGCAAAAGGTGATGGCAAAGATTGCAGAATCGGTTCAGGCTGACGCGATTATGACCAGATTTCTTGACCTGCTTGTTGAGAAAAAACGGTCGGTTATTCTTCCGGATATCGCGCTGGCCATGCAGAATATGGTCGATAAAGATCAGAATATCAGCCATGGTACGGTTGTTTCCGCTGTAGAGCTTGACACTGCGGTGTTGGCCAAAATTCAAGCGACTTTAGAAAAGATTACTGGTACTACGGTCACATTGGAAACCAAAATTGATTCGTCCATTATCGGTGGGATTGTAGCCAAGGTCGGTGACCTGGTGCTGGACGGGAGTATAAAGACACAGCTTCATGGATTAAAGGAATCTATTAAGGGGAGAGAGTAA
- the atpA gene encoding F0F1 ATP synthase subunit alpha, whose translation MQIKAEEISQIIKDQIAGYKADIDLKETGTVLSVGDGIARVYGVENCQAMELLEFPGGIFGLALNLEEDNVGCAVLGDVRDIKEGDIVKRTGNIAMVPVGPEMEGRVVDGIGQPIDGKGPVNAQEFRRIEVLAPGVIDRQSVHEPCYTGAKAVDAMTPVGRGQRELIIGDRQIGKTALCVDAIIAQKDTDVHCIYVAIGQKKSTVALVVESLRKHGAMDYTTVVAACASDPAPMQYISAFAGCAMGEYYRDNGKHALIIYDDLSKQAVSYRELSLLLRRPPGREAYPGDIFFNHSRLLERAAKLNDELGAGSLTALPIIETQAGDVSAFIPTNVISITDGQVYLEPSLFFAGVRPAINVGLSVSRVGGAAQVKAMKQVAGTLRLDLAQYRELAAFAGFGSDLDAATQAQLTRGERLVEILKQPQYQPLPMEKQIAIIFAGTKGFLDKFPIDTLADYERELYSYIETNEPSIFSELHEKEQISSELEEKMNKTLATFGETFKATKGLN comes from the coding sequence ATGCAGATCAAAGCAGAAGAAATCAGCCAGATTATTAAGGATCAGATTGCTGGTTATAAAGCGGATATTGACCTGAAGGAAACCGGTACAGTCCTGTCTGTTGGTGACGGTATTGCCCGTGTCTATGGTGTGGAAAATTGTCAGGCAATGGAACTGCTGGAGTTTCCGGGTGGTATTTTCGGACTTGCCTTGAACCTTGAAGAAGATAACGTCGGTTGTGCAGTCCTGGGAGACGTGCGAGACATCAAGGAAGGGGACATCGTCAAACGAACCGGTAATATCGCGATGGTTCCCGTTGGACCGGAGATGGAAGGCCGGGTTGTTGATGGTATTGGTCAGCCCATAGATGGAAAGGGACCAGTCAACGCCCAGGAGTTCCGAAGAATTGAGGTGCTTGCCCCGGGAGTTATTGATCGCCAGAGCGTGCATGAGCCATGTTACACTGGTGCAAAAGCTGTTGATGCCATGACGCCGGTCGGCCGCGGTCAGCGTGAACTGATCATTGGTGACCGTCAGATTGGCAAAACCGCTCTCTGTGTTGATGCCATCATCGCGCAAAAGGATACTGATGTACACTGCATCTATGTAGCGATCGGTCAGAAAAAATCGACGGTGGCCCTTGTGGTTGAGTCGCTTCGTAAACACGGGGCCATGGACTACACCACGGTTGTTGCAGCCTGTGCCTCTGATCCGGCACCGATGCAGTACATCTCAGCGTTTGCCGGTTGTGCAATGGGAGAGTATTATAGAGATAATGGAAAACACGCACTTATCATCTATGATGACCTTTCCAAGCAGGCTGTTTCCTACCGTGAACTTTCACTGCTTCTGCGACGTCCTCCCGGACGTGAGGCCTATCCCGGTGATATTTTCTTCAACCACTCTCGTTTGCTGGAGCGTGCGGCAAAATTGAATGACGAGCTGGGAGCTGGGTCATTGACCGCGTTACCGATCATCGAAACACAGGCCGGAGACGTGTCAGCGTTTATCCCGACGAACGTTATCTCAATTACCGACGGTCAGGTGTACCTGGAGCCGAGTCTCTTTTTTGCCGGTGTCCGACCGGCTATCAACGTGGGACTCTCTGTTTCCCGTGTCGGCGGCGCGGCACAGGTCAAGGCTATGAAACAGGTCGCTGGTACTCTGCGGCTTGATCTGGCCCAATACCGTGAACTGGCGGCTTTTGCAGGGTTTGGCTCAGACCTTGATGCAGCGACCCAGGCGCAATTGACACGTGGTGAACGATTGGTTGAAATTTTAAAGCAGCCGCAATATCAACCGCTTCCCATGGAGAAACAGATCGCCATCATCTTTGCCGGCACCAAGGGTTTTCTGGATAAATTTCCTATTGATACCCTCGCCGATTATGAGCGGGAACTGTACAGCTACATCGAGACAAACGAACCATCCATCTTCAGCGAGTTGCATGAAAAAGAGCAGATTTCTTCCGAACTCGAGGAAAAGATGAATAAGACACTGGCGACCTTTGGCGAGACCTTCAAGGCGACAAAGGGCCTGAACTGA
- the atpG gene encoding ATP synthase F1 subunit gamma encodes MPGLKDVKDKINGVKKTAQITKAMNMVASAKLRGAQEKMERFRPYASKFAKAMSDLSSGMESTDLPLMEKRDVRKVEIVVVTSDRGLCGSFNANIIKAAEKLRKQYEGEGKTVSFVTVGKKASQVFKRSGKLRAQYNDIMSTFQMFNAREISQNLIENFINGESDQVDIVYGRFYSVAIQRPERRELLPIQPIVDAGHDGEQEKKELKGSYTYEPDPDEIMEVLQPLFLNVQLYHAMLEVGASEHAARMTAMDNATNACKDMIKQLTMLYNKARQAAVTSELMDIVGGAEALKG; translated from the coding sequence ATGCCTGGATTAAAGGATGTTAAAGATAAAATCAACGGGGTTAAGAAAACCGCACAGATTACTAAGGCCATGAATATGGTTGCCTCGGCGAAACTGCGTGGTGCTCAAGAAAAAATGGAGCGTTTTCGGCCGTATGCCTCGAAATTCGCAAAGGCAATGAGTGATCTTTCAAGTGGCATGGAGAGTACCGATTTGCCGCTGATGGAAAAACGTGATGTCAGAAAGGTCGAAATCGTTGTCGTCACATCAGATCGTGGTTTATGCGGCAGTTTTAACGCGAACATCATTAAGGCAGCGGAAAAACTGCGGAAACAATATGAAGGCGAAGGCAAAACTGTTAGTTTTGTAACTGTTGGAAAAAAGGCCTCTCAGGTTTTTAAAAGAAGTGGCAAGTTGCGGGCGCAGTATAACGATATTATGAGCACGTTCCAGATGTTCAATGCCCGAGAAATCTCTCAAAATTTAATTGAAAACTTTATAAATGGTGAGAGTGACCAGGTCGATATTGTCTATGGTCGTTTTTATTCCGTAGCCATACAAAGACCCGAGCGGAGAGAGTTGTTGCCAATTCAACCGATTGTAGATGCAGGGCATGATGGAGAGCAGGAAAAAAAGGAGCTCAAGGGGTCGTACACGTATGAGCCTGATCCTGATGAAATCATGGAAGTGCTGCAGCCGCTCTTTCTCAATGTGCAGCTGTACCACGCCATGCTCGAGGTTGGTGCCAGTGAACATGCGGCGCGAATGACAGCGATGGACAATGCGACAAATGCCTGTAAGGACATGATCAAACAACTTACAATGTTGTACAATAAAGCACGTCAGGCTGCAGTTACCAGTGAGTTGATGGACATCGTCGGCGGCGCCGAAGCACTCAAGGGATAA
- the atpD gene encoding F0F1 ATP synthase subunit beta encodes MGEARVGKIIQVIGPVVDVEFESGNLPDIMNALFISNPAISDEADNLVCEVAQHLGDNVVRTVAMDQTDGLVRGMPANDSGGPITIPVGQPALGRIMNVVGRPVDGLGPIVSEKNLPIHRPAPTFTEQDTEVNVLETGIKVIDLLVPFPRGGKMGLFGGAGCGKTVIMMEMVNNIAMQHGGISVFCGVGERTREGNDLYHEMKESGVLPKAALVYGQMTEPPGARSRVALTGLTAAEYFRDEEGQDVLFFVDNIFRFTQAGSEVSALLGRIPSAVGYQPTLATDLGALQERITSTDKGSITAVQCVYVPADDLTDPAPATTFAHLDGTVVLSRQIAELGIYPAVDPLDSTSRILDPNVVGEEHYATARGVQVALQKYKELQDIIAILGMDELAEEDQLTVARARKVQRFLSQPFHVAEVFTGFPGKYCKVEDTVRGFKEILEGKHDDLPEAAFYMVGNIEEAIDKAAAQKATS; translated from the coding sequence ATGGGTGAAGCACGAGTAGGAAAAATTATACAGGTCATCGGGCCGGTCGTCGATGTGGAGTTTGAATCCGGTAATCTGCCCGACATCATGAATGCACTGTTTATCAGTAACCCGGCAATCAGCGATGAGGCCGATAACCTGGTATGCGAAGTTGCCCAGCACCTCGGTGACAATGTGGTTCGCACAGTTGCCATGGACCAAACCGACGGTCTGGTTCGTGGTATGCCGGCTAACGATAGCGGTGGACCGATCACCATACCCGTTGGTCAGCCGGCTCTTGGGCGGATCATGAACGTTGTCGGCAGACCTGTTGACGGCCTTGGGCCTATCGTTTCTGAGAAGAATTTACCAATCCACCGCCCGGCGCCAACCTTTACCGAACAGGATACCGAGGTGAACGTGCTGGAGACCGGTATTAAGGTCATTGATCTTCTCGTCCCATTCCCTCGCGGTGGCAAAATGGGATTATTCGGCGGTGCTGGTTGCGGCAAGACAGTTATCATGATGGAAATGGTAAACAACATTGCCATGCAGCATGGTGGAATTTCTGTTTTTTGTGGAGTGGGCGAGCGGACTCGAGAGGGAAATGACCTTTACCATGAAATGAAAGAGTCAGGCGTTCTTCCTAAAGCAGCCCTTGTTTATGGACAGATGACGGAACCGCCGGGTGCCCGTTCACGTGTAGCTTTGACAGGACTGACCGCGGCTGAATATTTCCGGGATGAAGAGGGGCAGGATGTTCTGTTTTTCGTTGACAACATCTTCCGCTTTACACAGGCTGGATCCGAAGTATCTGCGCTACTTGGCCGCATTCCTTCCGCGGTTGGCTATCAGCCGACACTTGCAACAGACCTTGGCGCGTTGCAAGAGCGCATTACATCCACGGACAAGGGATCGATTACCGCGGTGCAATGTGTTTATGTGCCTGCAGATGACTTGACCGACCCTGCCCCTGCTACTACCTTTGCTCACCTTGACGGTACTGTTGTTCTTTCCCGGCAGATTGCAGAACTGGGAATCTATCCGGCTGTTGATCCTCTTGACTCGACGTCTCGCATCTTGGATCCGAATGTCGTTGGTGAAGAGCACTATGCAACAGCTCGCGGTGTACAGGTTGCTCTGCAGAAGTATAAGGAGTTGCAGGATATCATCGCTATTTTGGGAATGGACGAGTTGGCTGAAGAAGATCAGCTCACTGTTGCACGTGCCCGGAAAGTGCAGCGATTTCTGTCACAACCATTCCACGTAGCAGAGGTGTTCACCGGCTTCCCGGGTAAATACTGCAAAGTTGAAGATACTGTGCGTGGATTTAAGGAGATCCTTGAAGGTAAACATGATGATTTACCTGAAGCCGCTTTTTATATGGTGGGGAACATCGAAGAGGCGATCGATAAGGCTGCTGCTCAGAAGGCAACTTCCTGA
- a CDS encoding F0F1 ATP synthase subunit epsilon gives MAQIHLEVVTPNGAVVSEAVDIVTAPGVHGEFGVLANHAPFLSTVKTGTLTYKVDRITKFLMVSGGFTEVSNNQVTFLVESAEFGEHIDVERALRAKERAEKRLLQVQQSAEKINRTRAEAALQRALARIHTAEMVRH, from the coding sequence ATGGCACAAATACATTTGGAAGTTGTCACCCCCAATGGAGCCGTAGTCAGTGAAGCTGTCGATATTGTCACAGCTCCCGGTGTGCACGGAGAATTCGGTGTGCTTGCAAATCATGCTCCCTTCCTGAGTACTGTTAAAACCGGGACACTGACATATAAGGTGGACCGGATAACGAAGTTCTTAATGGTGAGTGGCGGTTTTACCGAGGTCTCCAATAACCAGGTAACGTTTCTGGTTGAAAGTGCTGAGTTTGGTGAGCATATAGATGTTGAACGCGCTTTGCGAGCAAAGGAACGTGCTGAAAAACGACTCCTGCAAGTGCAGCAAAGTGCTGAAAAAATTAATCGCACCCGTGCTGAAGCAGCACTGCAAAGGGCGCTTGCACGGATACACACTGCAGAGATGGTGCGGCATTAA